The region ACTCGTTTCCACCGCGTAAGCGGCCTATACTATTGAGGTTCCCGAGTGGACGGAAAACGAGGGGTTGAATGGGGTATCAGCGGGGGCTTTGCACGCAGTGGTCACGTCGTGACAGATTGACCATCGTCATCATCGCGGTAGCGGTGGCGTTCCTCGTGGGAACGACGGTGTTGTTGGTCGCGGCGAACACGCAAACGTCGTCGATTTCGTCGGGATTCAGCGATTCGATGGCCGTCACCCACTACGACACGGTGGACGAGGCGAACGCCGCCGCCGGGGGAGACGACATCGTGCTTCCGGTCGCAGCGGTCGAGCAAAACGGGACGAGCGGGTACGTCGTCGGCGTCCCGGACGACGCGCCGACCGTTCTTCAGGATATCTCCGTCTCGTGGCGGGAAGCCCGGTTTCCGCACGCGCCGTCGAACGCGACGCTCGCCGGGCCGGTCGAGAACCGAACTCGACAGCGGTTGGTCGGGAGCGGACAGACGAAAACGGTCTCCGTCGCACCGGCGTCGGCGGACAAGTCCGTCTTCCCGTCGTCGTGGTACGTCGGCGACCCCGCCACGGTCCGGTCGCTCGGCGCGACCGGCGCGTACGTCGTGGATACGACGCCGAAGAGCGGCGGCGGGGCGGGAGGCGGAATCGCGGGCGTCGTCACGCCCGGCCTGTACCAGTATTTCATCGCGGGAATGGGGGGCGTGGTGGACCTGTTGGGACTGGCGACCGTCGGCGGCGGCGTCCTCGTTCTCGTCGTCGTGTACAACGTCACCCGGATGAGCGTCCGCGACCGGTTGGACGCCATCGAGGTCATCCGCGCCACCGGCGGGACGCCGCGGAGCCTGCTCGCCATCTTCGGCGTTCGCGCCGGACTGCTCACCGGAGTCGGCATCGCCCTCGGCTACGCGCTCGGCATCATCGTCACGAGGGGTGTCGTCAACGCCGCGGTGGCCGCCGGGCTTCGGATTTCGCTGTCGCCGTCGGTCACACCGGCCGTGCTCCGTGTTCTCCTCCCCGGATTCGCCTGCCTGCTGTTCGCCGGTGTCGCCGCGGGCGTGCTCGCCGTCCGACCGGCGACGAAGACCCCCCCGTCCCATCTCCAGCAATTATACAGCCAGCGCGGGGGGACGAGCGAAACGCGATGGTCGAAGGTCGACGGGCGGGTGCCGTCGGTCGTGGATACGACCGTGCTCCAGTGGCGTGCGGTCGTCCCGGCGGCGACGATACTGACCATCTTCGTCCTCATCGTGCTCCTCGTCGGGTCGTTGGTCGGCGTCCTCGCTCCCCTCGCCACGACGTCGGGCGGGACGGTGACCGAACCCGGCGCGCCGTACCCGATGGCGAGCCGAATCGACGCCGGATACGCCGACTTGCTCCGCCAACAGGGTGTCACGGCCAGCCCGGAAATCATCGTCGTCCAACTCCGGGACGGACAGCCGTATCTGGCCAGAGGGGCGAACTGGAGTTCGTTCGCGGGGGTGTCGAACGCGACGCTCATAGACGGACGCGCACCGCGGGACAAGTACGACGCCGTTATCGGCCGCGACCTCGCGCGGACGCTGAACGTCGGCGTCGGCGACAGCCTCACGCTCGGCGGCGCGTCCTCCCCCGCGTTCACGCAGGTCACGATTACCGGCGTGTACGCGGCCGAGGGAATCGGGGACGACCAACTCGTGGTTCCGCTCGCGACCGCACACGACCTCTCGACCGACCCCGGTACCGTCCACTTCATTCGCACGGCTGGGGGCGACGCGCGCCTGTCACGGTCGCAATCGAACACACCGGATATCGTCGTCAGCAGCGTTTCGGCACCGGATACGGCAGTTCGTGGAACGAAGATTCCGGTACGGATTTCGATGCGGAACGCTCGTTCGACGGAAAAGACACGGCGGCTGACGGTGACGTTGGGGTCCGCCTCGAACTCGCGCACGATCACGCTCGGGGGCGGTGAACGACGGACCGTGACGATGAACGTATCGGCATCGTCGCTCGGGAATCGGACGCTCCGCGTCGGAGGGTACACGCAGTCGGTCGGTGTGTACAGCGAGCCGCCGCTGTCCGTGCCCACGTTGCCGTCACAGGCACCGCCAAACGAGACGATGGCAGTCCCTGTTCGGACGATAAACGGCGGGAACGTCTCCGGTGCGACGGTTCGCGTGGGAGAGCAAACCGCGCGGACGAACGAGGACGGAATCGCGGTCGTTCGCCTGCCGGGAGAGGAGGGTAACTACGACCTGACCGTCCGCAAGGGGAACCGAACGAACACGTCACGCCTGCACATCGCGTCGGGGGCGACGCGCGAACCGATCGGAGCCGTTCGCGTTTCGCCGGACGAGGTGAGTGCCGTCTCCCGTCCGACGACGAAACTCGTCGTGTTCAACCCGTGGAGCAAACCGATAACGCGGACGCTCTCGCTCGTCACACCGACGGGAACGAAGGAGAAAACCGTCTCCCTCGATCCGTACGAATCCGCGGTCACGACGTCGGAACTCGGCGGCGCTGCCGGTGGTTCCGGGTCGAGTGACTCGAACGACCGACTGACGCCGGGGGAGTATTCGGTTCGGCTGGTGTCCGGCGGACGGACGATTGCGGCGGACTCGTTCACCGTCCACGGCGACGACCGGACGTTCTCCACGCTCGCCCGGAACACGGAGTACGCCAGCGGAAGCGGACTCGGGCAAGCCGTTCGCGGCGTGTTCGGCAACTTCAACCTCCTGTTGTTGGTGATGGTCGTCCTCGCCGGACTAACTGCGGTCGGCGGAACGACGGCGACGTTCGCCCAAGCCGTCCACGCGCGACGGCGCGCCGTCGGGGTGTACCGCGCGACCGGCGCGACGCGAGGGAGACTAGTTCGCATCCTCCTCGCCGACGCCTGTCGCCTCTCGATTCCGGCCATCGCCGCCGCGCTCGTGGCCGCACTGTTGACGGTACGGCTCCTCGCCGTCACCGGGTTGTTCACCGTCTTCGGCATCCGGCTCTCGACCGCCATCCCGCTCCCGATACTCGCCCTCGCGGTGGGGAGTGCGCTCGTGTTGATGGGGCTGAGCGTCCTCATCGCGGCGCTGCCCTACCTCCTCGCCACGCCGACCGCGGTTCAGCGTGGAACGACGAGCGGGGCGGCCGCCGACCGCGAGACGGAAACGGCTTTCGACAGTGAAACGGAATCGTCCTTTGACCGTGAAACGGAATCGCCCTTCGGCCGCGAATCGGAATCGTCATTCGACCGTCACGAGACGCGACCGGAGTGACCATCGATGAGGATGCGACTTCATCGAACCGGAAAAGACTAGACGAAAACGATTGTAGATGGGGGAGAATGACCGAAACCGTACTGGAAGCGAACGCCGTCCGCGTCGTTCGAGGGGGACGCGACGTCATCGAGGACGCCTCGCTCTCCATACCGACGGACGCACAGCTCCTCGTGCAGGGACCGAGCGGCGCGGGAAAGACGACGCTGTTCAACGTGCTCGGATTGCTCGACACACCGACGGACGGGACGGTCACGATTCGAGGCGAGGACACCGCTTCGCTCTCCGAACGAAAACGCGCGAAACTGCGCCGGGAGACGCTCGGCTTCATCTTTCAGGACTTCCAACTCATCGGAGATTTAACCGCGTGGGAGAACGCCGCCCTCCCGCAGGACCACACGGGCGAGCGGGACGAGGAGTGGCTCGAAACGCTGTTCGAGCGGCTCGAAATCGCCGACCGCGCGGACCAGTATCCGGCGACGCTCTCGGGCGGCGAGAAGCAACGCGTCGCCATCGCCCGCGCGCTGGCGAACCGCCCTGCCATCGTGCTCGCGGACGAACCGACCGGCCAACTCGACCCCGACACGACCGAGCAGGTGCTCGATTTACTGTTCCGACTGCAGGAGACGGCGGACACGGCGCTCGTCGTCATCAGCCACGACATGCAGTTGACGCCGCGGTTCGACACCGTGGTTCGATTGGAGGACGGGCGGATTCGAGCGGACCCGACGTGAGAAAGCGGGAGACGCGGGTCGTTCGAGCCGCTACCGGCTTCGAAGCCACGTGACGAACAGAAACGAGAGCGACCCGGTGACGGCGGCGAGAGCGACGGTCACGATTCTGGAAACGCCGCGGGTCGGGGTCATGAACCAAAACGATACCGAGATGGTCAACACCGTTGCGACGAAGCTATGGACGGTCGTTCTCGACGGGGATTTCGTGAGCGACACGGGTGTACTCGAACAACCGTGTCGGAGAACTAAGTAGTTCGGGGAGCGGTACCGTCGTCGGTCGCTCGACGAGGTGATAGTCGGCGTCGGTCGTCGAGTCAGTCGTCAGCGTTCCCCTCGACGGGAACCTCGTCCGTCACGCCGTTCGGCGGCGTCACGGTGTCCAGGAGGTCCTCGACGACATCGACCGGCGAGCGGTCGCTCAACTCCGCCTCGGTGCTCAAGACGAGGCGATGGCGCATCACGGGAACCGCCAGCGCCTTCACGTCGTCGGGAATCACGTAGTCGCGGCCGTGAATCGCGGCGCGGGCCTTCGCGGTGTGGAGCAGTGCGAGCGTCGCGCGCGGCGACCCGCCGTGCGTGAGGTCCGAATGCGTCCGGGACGCGCTCACGAGCGATTGGATGTAGGATTTGACCGACTCGGCGACGTGCACGGTTCGCACCCGCTCGCGCGCGTCGAGGATGTCATCGACGGTCACGACCCGCGAGAGGTCGGTCGGCCCGAGGTCCGGCGTCTCGTCGAACCGGTCGATGAGTCGCAACTCGTCCTCATCGGAGGGGAGGTCCACGGTGAGTTTGCACTGGAATCGGTCGCGTTGCGCTTCGGGCAGTTCGTACGTCCCGTCCATCTCGATGGGGTTCTGGGTGGCGATGACCATGAACGGCGACGGCAGCGACAGGGTGTCGCCTTCGATGGTGACGGTCCGTTCCTGCATGCCTTCGAGCAGTGCGCTCTGTGTTTTCGGCGTGGCGCGGTTGATCTCGTCGGCGACGAGCAGGTTCGTGAATATCGGCCCGCGCTGGAGTTGGAACTCCCCGGTCCCCTCCCGGTAGACGTGGGTGCCGGTGATGTCGGCGGGCAGCAAGTCGGGCGTCATCTGCACGCGGGTAAAATCGAGACCGGTCGTGTGCGCGAATGCGTTCGCAATCGTCGTCTTCGCCACGCCGGGGACGCCTTCGAGAAGGATGTGCCCACGAGTGAGAAGCGAGACGGTGATTCCTTCCACAACGTCGTCGTTACCGATGAGAACGGTCTTCATTTCCTCGGCCAGGACGGAGTAGACTGCCTCGGGGTCCATCGTTTCCGAGTCTTTCGAACGGGAGGGGATAAATCAATGGATTCGCCGAACGGAATCGTCAGTTCGAGCGCTCGTCGCGGTGCGTGGCGACGACGCGTCGAATGCGCTCCGAGTCCCAGTCGGGGTGCCGGTCGCGCAGATACGCTATCATCGCGGCTTCGGACATCTTGGGCGGTTCGACCGGCGACCGCTCCGTCGCTCGCTCGCCCGTCAAGCGAGACGTTCGCTCGTCCAGTCGGGACCGGGCGGACGACCAGAGCCGACGGACGGGTTCCGGCCGCTGTGCCCACGCGAACACGAGCGCGAGACAACCGCCGCCGACGAGGAGTTGCAAGAGCGGGGACTCTCGAAGCACCAAGACGGCGAGCGCGAGCGGCGGGAGGCGCGACGTGTGCGAGTAATCGAGCAGGACGGTGCGGTTGTCGGCGATGACCGCGCGGACGAACTCTCGGTTGCCCGGTCGGTCGAGCATCGAGTTTATCATGGCGCTGGAGTCGCCGACGACGAGGACCCGTCCGTCGCCGAAGCGTTCGACGGTGGCGACCGGCAGCGACGAAATCGCCTCGTTGTCGTCCAGTTGCCGATTGCGGTTCGCGTCGAGATAGGCGAACTCGGACGTGCTGACGAGCACGGTCGCGTTGTTCGGCACGACCGCCGTGCCGTAGTTGAGCGTGAGCGACGACACGTTCGCCACGAGCGAGTGATTCGAAACGTTTCCGGCGACCGGCATCACGGGCGAGCGGTACCGTCGTCGGTCGTCACGGATGGGACGGCCGTCGAGGCGCGCCTCCGTCCCGAGGGCCGAGAGCAGTCGATTCGTTTCCGGACCGTAATCGCCCGCCACGAGGAGCGTTCCGCCCTGTCGAACGAACCGGCGGAGACGCGACTGGTCCGTGGCCGAGTAGTTCCCCTCCGGCGAGAGGATAACCGCGACGGTTTCGTTGGGCGAGACGCGCGAGTAGGCGGCGGTGTCGTGGGCGACCAGCGGCTCCGCTCCGCGATCCGTTGCGATGCCGCGGAGCTTGCTCGTTCCGTCCCACGCGCCGTTGTACGCGCCGAACGAGGCGCTCGACGTGGACGAGGCGACGACGAGTCCGACCACGACGAGGAGGACGAGCGCCCCGAGGACGAGCGTCGGCGTCGGGTAGTCGGTCGGCCGTTTCACGCTCAGAACACCCCCGGCGGGAGAATCGCGAGGATTCGTCGGACGACGATGATACCGAAGACGACCAGCCCGAGCGCGATGAACCACTTCAGCCGTCGTCGCCACCGCGGCGTCACGTTGAACGGTGCGGTGAGTTCGACGATGACGAGCAGTCCGATGAGCGAGAGGACGAAGAACAGTTCCAGCGAGAGGGACCCCAACGCCGCCAGTACGAGGAGGGAGGCGAGCATCCACGCGAGTTGACCGTGGATAAATCGTTGGCGACGTTGAGTCGACATCTACAATTAACCACAGGGACCGGACTTACCAAAGTATCGGTCTTCGGTACCCGGTGGGTTGTTCTCGGAGCCGAAATACCTACCATCGTGTCCGAGAAATGAGAGTGTATGTGGCCCTGGGGACACCTCGCTGTCGGCTACCTCTGCTACTCGCTGTGGTGTCGATACCGGAACCGACCGCCGTCGGCGCTCGGCGCGGTGACCGTCGCCGTCGGCACGCAGTTTCCCGACCTGATAGACAAACCGCTCGCGTGGACGTTCGCCTTGCTCCCGACCGGTCGCTCGCTGACCCACTCGGTCTTCACCGCCGGACTCCTGCTCGCCGCCCTCTGGGTCGGCGCGCGACGATACGATAAACGCCTGCCGCTGGGTGCGTTCGCCATCGGCTACCTGAGCCACCTCGCCATGGATACAGTGAAGCCGGTCATGAACGGAAACTTCGGGGATACGAGTTTCCTGCTGTGGCCCGTCCTCTCGCAACCGGCATACTCGACGCCGAAGAGCTTCCTCGCCCACTTTGCGGAGTTCGAACCGACACCGTTCGTCCTCCTCCAGTTCGCGCTCGCGGGAGTCGCGCTGGTCGTCTGGATCCTCGACGGCGCACCGGGATTCGACGAGGTTCGTCACCTGTGGCCGACGACGAGTCGGGAGCGCGTCGGCGAACGATAGCAGAGACGATAGAGAAAGTCGGCTTGGCGCGGACGACGATGCAACGTCCCCGACGATGGCGAACGGGTCGTCGTCGCTGACGCGCGCCGTCCGCTCGCGGCCATCACCACCGCGACTGCCGCGGTCATCACCAGCACCGGACCACTACTCTCTCAGTCGTCCCGAGTTCCAGACGGCGAATCGGTGAGGAAGTCGAACGACGAGTCGGCGGAGCGGTCGAACGGCGAACCGGCGATGGTTCCCGCCGTGGACCCGCCGTCCGCTCTGGTTTCCGTGGCGGTCCCGCTCCTGGCGGGGGACCCGGCCGCCGCCGTCGCCCCGTCCCGAACGTCGAAGTTCGAAACCTGCTCGTGCAGCGACTCGGCGAGGTCGGAGAGATGCTGGACGTTCCCGGACACCTCCGACAACGAAGCGGTCTGTTCCTCGGTCGCCGCCGAGACGGTGCTCGCCTCCGCCGCGGTCTGGTGGCTCACGCTGGCCGCCTCGTCGATCATCGAAACGACCTCCTCGGCGGAGGTGGCCTGCTCGCCGGTGGCGTCGCTGATCTCCCTGATGCCGCCCTCCGCTTGCCGACTGGCGTCCGCGATTTCGTCGAACATCTCGATGGCGTCCTCGATGGTCTCCGAGCCGTTTTCCACGCGGGCGCTCATCGCCCCCATCCCGTCGGCCGTCTCGGTCGTTAGCGCCTGAATATCGGCGATACTGGACTCGATGTCGTCCGTCGCACGCGCGGTCTCCTCCGCCAAGTCCTTGATCTCGTTCGCAACGACGGCGAACCCGTCGCCCGCCTCACCCGCGCGGGCGGCCTCGATGTTCGCGTTCAACGCCAACAGGTTCGTCTGCTCGGCGATGTTGGCGATCATATCGACGATATCGCCGATTTCGGCCATCTCGTCCTCCAGCGTTGCGACTTGCGTGACCGCCTCGTCCGCCCGCGCTTCGATGGCGTGAATCTCGTCGGTCGCCTCGGCGGCGTACTCCTGTCCCGTTTCGCTTCGTTCGACGGCGGTGGCGGCCGTCGCAGCCACTTCGTCCGCGGCCGAGGCGATTTCTTCGACGGTCGCGGAGACGTCGTTCATCTCGGAGAGGACCTCATCGAAGCTCTCGCTCTGGGTTTCCGCGCCGTACGAGATTTCCTCGACGGATTCGGCGACTTCCTCGCTGGCCTGCTCTATCTCCTCCGTGCTGCACGCCACGTCTTCGCTGGACCCCGCTACCTCGTCCGCGATTCGCTGGACGGTTTCGATGCTGTCGCCGAGTTGCTCGATGCCCGCTTCGAGGGCGGCCGTCACGTCGCCGTAGTCGCCCGGGAAGTCAGTCTCGACCCGTTGGTCGAGTCGCCCCTCTTTCAGCCCCTCGCTCGCGGCCGAAATCTGGTCGAAACTCGCCGACAGTTGGTCGGTGCCGTCCGCGAGGTCGTCCAAGACGGTACCGTACTGTCCCGGTCGGTCCGCGTCGATGGCCTGCTCCAGTCGGCCGTCTCTCAGCCCCTCGCTCGCGGTCGAGATCTGGTCGAAACTCGCCGACAGTTGGGCCATCCCGTCGTCGAGGGTATCCAAGACGGCACCGTACTGGCCCGGTCGGTCCGTCTCGACGGAGCGGTCGAGTCGGCCGTTACGGAGGTCGTCGCTCGCGCTCCGAATCTCCCGAAAACTCCGCGAGAGCTGGTCGCTTCCCTCGTCGATATTTCGCATGATTTCGCCGTAAGTGCCGGGGTAGTCGGTCGTGATATCCTGCTCCAGCCGTCCGGTCTTGAGATTGCGGCTAACCCCGTCGAGGTCGGCGAAGACTCCGCGCAAGTTCTCCTGCATGTCGTTGAAGGCATCGACCATTCGACCCAGTTCGTCGTCCTCGGGGTGGTCGTCGAGGTCGGTGTCGAGGTCGCCTTCGCTCGCGGCGACGGCCGCGTCCGAGAGCCGTTCGACCGGCGACGTGATACGACGGGCGACGAAGAGACCGATAGCGATGGCCGCGAGGAACGACAGGCCGGTCAATCCGACGATTTCCAGCTGGCTCGTCCGCGTGGCGCTGTCGGCGGCGGCCACCTGCTCCCCCATCTGCGTTCGAACGGACTGTTTGATGGAATGCGCCTCCGATTCCATCTCGGTTCCCAGCGGGGTCATCTCCCCCGCCACCCGCGTCGCACGGTTCGTCTCACCGGCCGTTCGCGCGTCGAAGAACTGGCTTCCGAGTTCGTCGTACTCCTCGTGCTGGGAGCGAATCGCGGAAAGGCGGTTCGCTTCCTTCGCGCTCAAGTGCGCGGATTCCAAGGTTCGTATCTGCTCGTCGAACCGCTCGCTCGCATCTTCGAAGTCCGCTTTCGCCCCCGATTCCCCGAGTTGCGCGGCCTGAATCGCCCCTTTCTGTTGCTCGATGGCGATTATCACTTCGGCGGCAGCGTCCATCTCTCGTCCGTCCTCGGCGATTTTGTGGGACTCGGTATCGACCGAGGCCACGGCTTCGTACCCCACGGCCCCCGTCACGGCGACCAGTCCGGCGACCAGAACGAATGCGAATATCAGCTTCGGTCTGAGGTCGAAGCCGTCGATCGTCAGTTTATCCAGTATAGACAGACGGGAGTGTGATCTATCGGTCATTGGAAATTCTCGTTTGTCAGCAACCACCCCCGCCACATAAAATATCGCTTCGTGCACACGTCTTACATTTTATATATTCGTCGAAGACAAGTGGTGGAACGAAAGCGGCAAAACGGGACGTCCGGCGACGGCCGCGTCCGAGAGCCGTTCGACCGGCGACGGCGCGATACCGAACCGAATTCGAGGTTTCCGACGAGCGTTCGACACGACCGTTCGACCGCGTTCCGTCGGACGAGCCATGCGCTCCGTGGACGCTATTCCGCGTCCGAGTTCCCCTCCGTGGCGGCCTCGTACACCGTCTTCCGGTCGTCGAAGTAGACCGGCGCGTCGGCGTCGGCTTCGAACCGAACGACGCGCTTCATCGCCTCCCGGCCGTCGTCGACATCCGACCGGAGGTCCTCGGCGAGGGAGACGTACCCGTCGGCCAGCTCCCGAAAGGCGACCATCCGCGCTCGCTTGGCCTCGACGACCGCCCGCGTTTCGTCGAGGTCCGTCTCCAGTTCCGCGACCGCCGCGGCGTCGATGTCGTCTCCCTCCGTGCCGCTGTCGTCGAGACGCGTTCGTATCTCCGCTATTTCCGCGTCGATGTCGTCCAACAGTTCGTCGGCTTCGGACGCCATCGTTTCGACGCGCCCCGAGAGGAGGCCCGCCTGCGTCTCGCAGTACTCGACGAACTCCTCGGGCGACAGCGAACTCCCGTCTTCGTCGTCCATGGTGGACGGTTGGGGTGTCCGATAGAAATCGTTTGGGTCGGTGGACGCGCGGTCAGGGTTTCGGCCGTTCGACGCGTTTTTGCCCCCGTTCCCTGACTCGATCGATGCGCGAGCGAGCGGTCACCCGCGTCTCTCCGACCATCGCGCCGACGAACGCGCCGATGGCGCCGCCGGTGCTCGCCGCGTTTCGACTGATGAACCCGCCGATTGCGCCGCCGATGGCGGCACCGATGGCGGCGTGACGGGCGCGACTCAATGCACGTGTGAGGCGAATGGAACGCATACACATCTACTAGTCGCCGAGACGCATAAATCCACTCGCGGATTCGGGGTGTCGTCGCGGACCTCCGCGAACCGTCATCCCGGATTCGAAAAGAAAGCGGGTCAGAACGCGTCCATCGCGGCGAACGCGTTGCTGATGGGGTGATAACCCGGTTCGACGGCGGTGCCGCGGTTAGGGTCGTCGCGCTCGTTCGTCCGGGACAGGCGCTCGAACCAGTTCCCGTGTTTCGTGTTGACGAAATTCGTCTCGGCGTACTCCCAGAGGCGGTCGTACCACGAGAGATACGCCTCGTTGTCCCGGCCGAGGAGCGCCGCCGCGCCGATACCCTCGGTTATCGCCCAGCCGTACTTGTCCGCGACGACGGGGGACCCGTCCACATCGACGGTGTAGTAGAAGCCGCCGTGGTCGTCGTCCCAGCCCATCTCGGTCGCGTGGTCGAACAGTTCGCGGGCGGACGTTCGAAGCCACGCCTCGTCGCGGACGTCGGCGAGTTGCGACAGGAGCTTCGACCACTCCAGATGGTGACCGGGTTGGTAGCCCCACGGGCGGAACTGGTGGTCCGGTTGGTCCTCGTTGTAACCCATGTCGTGCGTCCAGTCCGAGTCGTAGTGTTCCCAGAGGCGGCCGTCCGTCTCGGCCGCGAGGTCCCGAACGAGACGCTCGGCGATGGAGTAGGCGCGGTCGAGATAGCGCGCGTCCCCGGTCACGTCGTGGGCGACGAGCATGGCCTCGCAGGTGTGCATGTTCGCGTTCAGCCCGCGATACGGGGCGAGGTCGTCCCACGCGCCGTCGGCGCGGTCGGCGTACAGTCCGTGGTCCGGTTCCCAAAAGCGTCGGTCGATGGTTTCGACGGCGCGTCGGAGTTCCTCTTCCGCGCCCGGGATTCCGGCTTCGAGCGCGCGGGCGCTGGCGAGGACGACGAACGCGTGACCGTAACAGTAGCGCGTGTCGTCGGCGGTTTCCCGGCCGCGGAGTATCCAGTCGTAGCCGCGATTCTCGGCGTCCCACTGGTGGTTCGAGAGGAAGGACAGACCGTGCTCGGCGGCCGTCCGGCACCAGGCGGGACCGTCGAGGAGCGCGCCCACGCTGAAGTTGTGGACCGCTCGTGCGGTCGCCACGAGGTGTTTCGTCCGGCCGTCGTAGACGAAGCCGTCCCGTTCGTCGAGCTGGGCGACGTACCCGCCGTAGCGGGTGTCGATGCAGTCGGGGTAGTAGAAGTTCAGAACGCGGAGTATCTCGCGGCGAAGCTGTCGTGGGTCGTGATAGTTCAGGGTCATGCTCGTGGGTTTCGTTGGGTGTGGTTGGGTTTCGTCGGTTATAGTCTGAAAGGGGAGGTTCCCGTTCGAAAGGGGGAATCTCCGTTCGGGAGGGGTGTCTTCGTCTCCGTGAGTATCGCGGTCGGATCACTCGATTCCGCGCCTCATTTCGTCCGTCGATCTCGGGACACGACGACGGCGCGCAAGTCGTTGACGTTGGTTCCCGTCTCGCCGGTTTCGACGAGCGCGTCGTGAGCGGCGAGGAACGGATACACGTCGTGGTTTCGCAACGCGGCGCGTGCGTCGTCGCGGGCCTCGGGCGGAATCGTCTCGTGGTCCGCGATTGCACCCGCGGCGTCCGTGCTCCCGTCCAAGCCGTCGGTGTCGATACTGGCGACGACGATGCCGGGACGGTCGAGTTCGCGCGTCGCGGCGAGGGAGAACTCCTGATTCGGCCCGCCGGTCCCGTCGCCATCGACGGTGACGGTCGTTTCGCCGCCCGAGAGGAGGACGGCGGGCGGGGCGAGCGGATTCCCCGTCGCGGCACACTCGACGCCGATTGCGGCGTGAGTTCTGCCGACCTCGGCCGCCTCGCCGCCGACGCGGGACGAGAGGACGAGCGGGGAGTAGCCCAGGTCCCGCGCCCGGTCGGCCGCCGCGTCGAGCGCCGTCCAGTTGTCCGCGATGACGCGGTTGGTCACGTGCGCGAACGCGTCGGGGTCGTCGTTCCCGGTTGGGGTCGATTCCCGCTCGCGCAGCGCCGTTTCGATGTCCGCGGGAACGCTATCGAGGTTCTCTTCGAGGACCCGCTTCGCGTCCGCGGGCGTCGCCCGACTCGGATACGTCGGCCCGCTGGCGACGACCGACGGGTCGTCGCCGATGACGTCGCTGACGACCAGTCCCACGACGCGGGCGGGAGCGGCGGCACGGGCGAGACCGCCGTCCTTCACGCTCGACAGCGCGCGGCGGACGGTGTTGATGTCGTGGATGTCGGCACCGGAGCGGAGCAGGCCGTCCGTGACCGTCCGAAACGAGTCGAGCGAAATGCCCTCCGCGGGCGAAGAGAGGAGCGCGCTGCCGCCGCCCGAAATCGGCGCGAGCACGAGCGTCTCCGCGTCGGCGTCGCGGGCGGCGGCGAGGATATCACCGGTCGCGTCCCGGTTGCGTTCGCTCGGAAGCGGATGGTCGCCGGGACGAACGTCGATTCGGGTCGTCTCGGCGGGCGAGTCCGTCACCACGATGCCGTCGGTCAGGCGCTCGCCGAGGACGGCTTCGAGGCTGGCCGCCATCTCCCCGGCGGCGTTCCCCCCGCCGAGGACGACGACGCGCGAGAAGTCGTCGAGGTCGAACGTCTCGTCGGCGACGGTGAGCGTCGTCCCGTCTCGGGAGAGCGTTCGACGGACGACGTGCC is a window of Haladaptatus paucihalophilus DX253 DNA encoding:
- a CDS encoding ABC transporter permease; translated protein: MGYQRGLCTQWSRRDRLTIVIIAVAVAFLVGTTVLLVAANTQTSSISSGFSDSMAVTHYDTVDEANAAAGGDDIVLPVAAVEQNGTSGYVVGVPDDAPTVLQDISVSWREARFPHAPSNATLAGPVENRTRQRLVGSGQTKTVSVAPASADKSVFPSSWYVGDPATVRSLGATGAYVVDTTPKSGGGAGGGIAGVVTPGLYQYFIAGMGGVVDLLGLATVGGGVLVLVVVYNVTRMSVRDRLDAIEVIRATGGTPRSLLAIFGVRAGLLTGVGIALGYALGIIVTRGVVNAAVAAGLRISLSPSVTPAVLRVLLPGFACLLFAGVAAGVLAVRPATKTPPSHLQQLYSQRGGTSETRWSKVDGRVPSVVDTTVLQWRAVVPAATILTIFVLIVLLVGSLVGVLAPLATTSGGTVTEPGAPYPMASRIDAGYADLLRQQGVTASPEIIVVQLRDGQPYLARGANWSSFAGVSNATLIDGRAPRDKYDAVIGRDLARTLNVGVGDSLTLGGASSPAFTQVTITGVYAAEGIGDDQLVVPLATAHDLSTDPGTVHFIRTAGGDARLSRSQSNTPDIVVSSVSAPDTAVRGTKIPVRISMRNARSTEKTRRLTVTLGSASNSRTITLGGGERRTVTMNVSASSLGNRTLRVGGYTQSVGVYSEPPLSVPTLPSQAPPNETMAVPVRTINGGNVSGATVRVGEQTARTNEDGIAVVRLPGEEGNYDLTVRKGNRTNTSRLHIASGATREPIGAVRVSPDEVSAVSRPTTKLVVFNPWSKPITRTLSLVTPTGTKEKTVSLDPYESAVTTSELGGAAGGSGSSDSNDRLTPGEYSVRLVSGGRTIAADSFTVHGDDRTFSTLARNTEYASGSGLGQAVRGVFGNFNLLLLVMVVLAGLTAVGGTTATFAQAVHARRRAVGVYRATGATRGRLVRILLADACRLSIPAIAAALVAALLTVRLLAVTGLFTVFGIRLSTAIPLPILALAVGSALVLMGLSVLIAALPYLLATPTAVQRGTTSGAAADRETETAFDSETESSFDRETESPFGRESESSFDRHETRPE
- a CDS encoding ABC transporter ATP-binding protein, with product MTETVLEANAVRVVRGGRDVIEDASLSIPTDAQLLVQGPSGAGKTTLFNVLGLLDTPTDGTVTIRGEDTASLSERKRAKLRRETLGFIFQDFQLIGDLTAWENAALPQDHTGERDEEWLETLFERLEIADRADQYPATLSGGEKQRVAIARALANRPAIVLADEPTGQLDPDTTEQVLDLLFRLQETADTALVVISHDMQLTPRFDTVVRLEDGRIRADPT
- a CDS encoding AAA family ATPase, with translation MDPEAVYSVLAEEMKTVLIGNDDVVEGITVSLLTRGHILLEGVPGVAKTTIANAFAHTTGLDFTRVQMTPDLLPADITGTHVYREGTGEFQLQRGPIFTNLLVADEINRATPKTQSALLEGMQERTVTIEGDTLSLPSPFMVIATQNPIEMDGTYELPEAQRDRFQCKLTVDLPSDEDELRLIDRFDETPDLGPTDLSRVVTVDDILDARERVRTVHVAESVKSYIQSLVSASRTHSDLTHGGSPRATLALLHTAKARAAIHGRDYVIPDDVKALAVPVMRHRLVLSTEAELSDRSPVDVVEDLLDTVTPPNGVTDEVPVEGNADD
- a CDS encoding DUF4350 domain-containing protein, whose protein sequence is MKRPTDYPTPTLVLGALVLLVVVGLVVASSTSSASFGAYNGAWDGTSKLRGIATDRGAEPLVAHDTAAYSRVSPNETVAVILSPEGNYSATDQSRLRRFVRQGGTLLVAGDYGPETNRLLSALGTEARLDGRPIRDDRRRYRSPVMPVAGNVSNHSLVANVSSLTLNYGTAVVPNNATVLVSTSEFAYLDANRNRQLDDNEAISSLPVATVERFGDGRVLVVGDSSAMINSMLDRPGNREFVRAVIADNRTVLLDYSHTSRLPPLALAVLVLRESPLLQLLVGGGCLALVFAWAQRPEPVRRLWSSARSRLDERTSRLTGERATERSPVEPPKMSEAAMIAYLRDRHPDWDSERIRRVVATHRDERSN
- a CDS encoding metal-dependent hydrolase — translated: MWPWGHLAVGYLCYSLWCRYRNRPPSALGAVTVAVGTQFPDLIDKPLAWTFALLPTGRSLTHSVFTAGLLLAALWVGARRYDKRLPLGAFAIGYLSHLAMDTVKPVMNGNFGDTSFLLWPVLSQPAYSTPKSFLAHFAEFEPTPFVLLQFALAGVALVVWILDGAPGFDEVRHLWPTTSRERVGER